In Candidatus Aegiribacteria sp., a genomic segment contains:
- the pheT gene encoding phenylalanine--tRNA ligase subunit beta, which yields MPKIEVSRQDLFQLSRMKDPGDAELANLLTLVKGEIDHSFEDELKIELNDTNRPDLWCVEGVARALRCSETGPFNHLADLPEPAGEIHVDQKLEDVRPFIAAFTACGWSPDQKQLNALIDVQEKLAASFGRNRKTAAIGFYRLDEIRFPVKYRAVTPETSFIPLGEEREMTLSEILADTETGRIYAHLVEKADLWPLLEDASGSTLSFPPVINSQTTGRVRPGDSSLFCEVTGTDWETVQLTAAILACNLQDRGASIAPVLVKYPASLHSEMQTPVIFRDSMTATKDEIRKVLGIDISLDSAREALLRMDYASVEIEGDSLTGILPPYRRDGIHAVDMIEDIAISRGLESFEPLLPEQFTIGHSAPVEELVDAVRTVLIGAGCEEILRPALTSWRKIREITRTPIDPVMIANPMTEEYGVVRNTLLPGLLNVESTSAHASYPHRIFESGEILISGDDGVCRTEIYLAGLVCGNKADFGDVHSILGSICYSRDLDLSLRSVEDERFISGRCATVIINGKESGVIGEFHPAVLTEWGIARPASGFEINIDSLKE from the coding sequence ATGCCTAAAATCGAGGTCAGCCGGCAGGACCTTTTCCAACTGTCTCGAATGAAGGATCCCGGTGATGCTGAACTGGCGAACCTTCTGACTCTTGTAAAAGGTGAAATTGATCATTCATTTGAGGACGAGCTTAAGATAGAACTTAACGATACTAACAGGCCTGATCTGTGGTGCGTTGAGGGAGTAGCCAGGGCTTTGAGATGCAGTGAGACCGGTCCATTCAATCACCTTGCTGATCTTCCGGAACCTGCGGGTGAGATTCATGTTGATCAGAAACTCGAAGATGTCAGACCTTTCATTGCGGCGTTTACCGCCTGCGGCTGGAGTCCTGATCAGAAACAATTGAATGCTCTCATCGATGTTCAGGAGAAACTTGCAGCTTCCTTCGGTCGTAACAGGAAAACAGCGGCCATTGGTTTCTACCGACTGGATGAGATCAGGTTTCCCGTGAAATACAGAGCGGTGACTCCTGAGACATCTTTCATTCCGCTTGGTGAAGAACGAGAAATGACCCTGAGCGAAATACTCGCTGATACGGAAACAGGTCGCATATATGCTCATCTTGTTGAAAAAGCTGATCTGTGGCCATTGCTGGAAGATGCATCTGGTTCAACATTATCATTCCCTCCGGTAATCAACAGCCAGACGACCGGAAGAGTGAGACCCGGAGATTCCAGTCTTTTCTGTGAAGTCACCGGGACTGACTGGGAAACTGTACAGCTGACAGCTGCAATACTGGCATGCAATCTCCAGGACAGAGGAGCTTCAATAGCTCCTGTTCTTGTGAAATACCCCGCTTCTCTGCACTCCGAAATGCAGACGCCTGTGATTTTCCGGGACAGTATGACGGCAACGAAAGATGAGATAAGAAAAGTGCTCGGGATTGATATATCTCTTGATTCAGCGAGGGAAGCTCTCCTGAGGATGGATTATGCTTCGGTTGAGATCGAAGGCGATTCGTTGACAGGAATCCTTCCGCCCTACAGGAGGGATGGAATCCATGCAGTCGACATGATTGAGGATATAGCGATTTCCCGTGGACTGGAATCCTTTGAACCGCTCCTTCCTGAACAGTTTACTATCGGTCACAGTGCTCCGGTAGAGGAACTTGTTGATGCTGTACGGACAGTACTGATTGGAGCAGGATGCGAAGAAATTCTCCGTCCCGCACTGACCAGCTGGAGAAAAATAAGGGAAATTACCAGAACTCCGATTGATCCCGTGATGATAGCCAACCCCATGACCGAGGAATATGGAGTTGTCCGAAACACGCTGCTTCCGGGACTTCTTAATGTTGAAAGTACCAGCGCTCATGCTTCTTATCCCCATCGCATATTTGAATCGGGAGAGATTCTGATTTCAGGAGATGACGGCGTCTGCAGAACTGAAATCTATCTTGCCGGTCTTGTCTGCGGTAACAAAGCTGATTTTGGTGATGTTCATTCCATCCTCGGTTCAATCTGTTACTCAAGAGATCTTGATCTATCCCTGAGATCTGTAGAAGATGAAAGGTTTATCAGCGGCAGGTGTGCCACCGTTATCATCAACGGCAAGGAATCCGGCGTAATAGGGGAATTTCACCCTGCAGTTCTTACGGAATGGGGTATTGCTCGTCCGGCTTCCGGATTCGAGATAAACATTGATTCTCTGAAAGAATAG
- a CDS encoding phenylalanine--tRNA ligase subunit alpha, with the protein MTEERDLHPLEKKLLTYLEKNGKSSDVDIIRESDLPDEGSFRRAAQWLLSRKLIIEESREEEVFVQLGPLGTQNLEIGSSPELLMLRAASSGSTSLQEIQQDTSFDRGRWGSAFGALIKSGLLKKAGDEILFNGKPEETVFQEVWDQVYIPLSDGNEIKFADLRENIAEIIDSRSPRRGKSRAEFILNEVVTSILDITAEGREALKKALETVTIGAMTPEILAEGSWKDARFRRYQVDIPPSRIHTGRLHPYRQFLDTVRRRFIGLGFSEMRDSLAENEFWNNDALFMPQFHPARDIHDVYYLEEGRSVPPPSDELEKRVAAAHENGGDTGSRGWGYKFSRKQSLQAILRSQGTSLSARTLGSNPNIPGKYFAIARCFRYDQVDATHLPDFFQVEGIVLGEQINLRYLLGLLKLFAEEIAGASDYKFLPAYFPFTEPSVEMHIKHPRLGWIEVGGAGLFRPEVCLPLGVDVPVIAWGLGLDRMAMLALGLNDIRDLITPDLTRLRNIKVQPDRLLTGRRGGEANA; encoded by the coding sequence GTGACTGAAGAAAGAGATCTGCATCCACTTGAGAAAAAACTTCTGACATATCTGGAAAAAAACGGAAAATCATCCGATGTGGACATAATCAGAGAGAGCGATCTCCCTGACGAGGGCTCTTTCAGAAGAGCTGCCCAGTGGCTTCTTTCAAGGAAGCTTATCATTGAAGAATCAAGGGAAGAAGAAGTATTCGTTCAACTCGGACCACTTGGCACGCAGAACCTGGAGATCGGCAGTTCTCCGGAGCTGTTAATGCTTCGTGCGGCTTCAAGTGGTAGTACTTCTCTTCAGGAAATCCAGCAGGACACTTCATTTGACAGAGGGCGCTGGGGAAGCGCATTTGGCGCATTGATCAAGAGCGGTCTCCTGAAAAAAGCGGGTGATGAGATTCTTTTCAATGGAAAACCGGAGGAAACTGTTTTCCAGGAAGTCTGGGATCAGGTATACATACCATTATCCGATGGAAATGAAATCAAATTCGCTGACCTTCGAGAAAACATTGCTGAAATAATCGATTCCAGAAGTCCCAGGAGGGGAAAGAGCCGGGCTGAATTCATATTGAACGAGGTCGTAACGAGCATTCTTGACATTACAGCAGAAGGCAGAGAAGCTCTGAAGAAGGCTTTAGAAACAGTCACTATCGGAGCGATGACACCGGAAATTCTTGCTGAAGGATCCTGGAAGGATGCCAGATTCAGAAGGTACCAGGTTGATATTCCCCCATCGAGAATACACACCGGAAGGCTTCACCCTTACAGGCAGTTTCTTGATACCGTGAGGAGACGTTTTATTGGGCTGGGTTTCAGCGAGATGAGAGATTCGCTCGCTGAGAATGAATTCTGGAACAATGATGCTCTGTTCATGCCTCAGTTCCATCCGGCAAGGGATATTCATGATGTCTACTATCTTGAAGAGGGCAGGAGCGTCCCGCCTCCATCAGATGAACTTGAGAAACGGGTTGCAGCCGCTCATGAAAACGGCGGAGATACAGGCAGCAGAGGCTGGGGCTACAAATTCAGCCGTAAGCAATCCCTTCAGGCGATACTCCGCTCGCAGGGAACTTCGCTGTCAGCAAGAACACTTGGTTCGAATCCGAATATACCGGGTAAGTATTTCGCTATTGCAAGATGTTTCAGATACGATCAGGTTGATGCCACTCATCTTCCCGATTTCTTTCAGGTGGAAGGAATAGTGCTTGGTGAACAGATTAATCTGAGGTACTTATTGGGGCTTCTTAAATTATTTGCTGAGGAAATCGCCGGAGCTTCCGATTACAAGTTCCTCCCCGCATACTTCCCTTTTACCGAGCCATCTGTGGAGATGCATATAAAACATCCCCGGCTCGGATGGATCGAGGTAGGTGGAGCGGGGCTTTTCCGGCCTGAGGTTTGTCTTCCGCTCGGAGTCGATGTTCCTGTAATCGCATGGGGACTTGGTCTGGATAGAATGGCCATGCTTGCTCTTGGGCTTAATGATATACGTGATCTGATCACACCTGATCTTACCCGATTGCGCAATATAAAAGTTCAGCCGGATCGTCTCCTTACTGGAAGAAGAGGGGGGGAAGCCAATGCCTAA